One window of the Maylandia zebra isolate NMK-2024a linkage group LG19, Mzebra_GT3a, whole genome shotgun sequence genome contains the following:
- the LOC143413974 gene encoding interferon alpha-inducible protein 27, mitochondrial-like has product MGLLAGLAIAIGAGGAVVSAPIVLGAVGFTSVGIAAGSYAASMMSAAAVANGGGVAAGSAVAVLQSAGMAGLSGAATAAVGTVGGAVGGLVAALI; this is encoded by the exons ATGGGTCTGT TGGCAGGCTTAGCGATCGCAATCGGAGCAG GTGGAGCAGTGGTCTCTGCTCCTATTGTCCTGGGGGCTGTAGGTTTCACCTCAGTTGGTATAGCTGCAGGCTCCTACGCTGCAAGCATGATGTCTGCAGCTGCTGTGGCCAATGGAGGAGGAGTGGCAGCAGGAAGTGCAGTGGCTGTTTTGCAGTCagcag gtatGGCAGGTCTGTCTGGGGCCGCCACCGCAGCCGTGGGTACTGTTGGAGGGGCTGTTGGAGGATTGGTGGCTGCTCTCATCTGA
- the LOC143414163 gene encoding interferon alpha-inducible protein 27, mitochondrial-like, with product MDTSFEEICKAVVVFAGAGGVVILTPAILATLGFTAAGIAAGSIAAKLMSIVAVSSGGGGLLAAVIAILQSWGASGLSWAATLVFGSAGAAVAWVLSTVCNVTVIYEDSHRE from the exons ATGGACACAAGCTTTGAagagatat GCAAGGCGGTCGTTGTGTTTGCAG GAGCTGGTGGAGTTGTGATTCTGACTCCTGCCATTCTGGCTACACTGGGGTTCACTGCAGCTGGAATAGCAGCAGGCTCCATCGCTGCCAAACTAATGTCAATTGTTGCCGTCAGCAGTGGTGGAGGTGGACTTCTAGCAGCTGTCATAGCAATCTTGCAGTCCTGGG GTGCATCAGGTCTGTCATGGGCTGCCACTTTAGTGTTTGGCAGTGCTGGAGCAGCAGTGGCTTGGGTGCTCTCAACCGTGTGTAACGTGACTGTGATATATGAAGATTCACACAGagaataa
- the LOC143414040 gene encoding interferon alpha-inducible protein 27-like protein 2A produces the protein MGLLTGLAIAIGAGGAVVSAPIVLGAAGFTSVGIAAGSYAASMMSAAAVANGGGVAAGSLVAVLQSAGMAGLSGATTAAVGSVGGAVGGLVAALI, from the exons ATGGGTCTGT TGACAGGCTTAGCGATCGCAATCGGAGCAG GTGGAGCAGTGGTCTCTGCTCCTATTGTCCTGGGGGCTGCAGGTTTCACCTCAGTTGGTATAGCTGCAGGCTCCTACGCTGCAAGCATGATGTCTGCAGCTGCTGTGGCCAATGGAGGAGGAGTGGCAGCAGGAAGTTTGGTGGCTGTTTTGCAGTCagcag gtatGGCAGGTCTGTCTGGGGCCACCACCGCAGCCGTGGGCTCTGTTGGAGGGGCTGTTGGAGGATTGGTGGCTGCTCTCATCTGA